Proteins encoded by one window of Manduca sexta isolate Smith_Timp_Sample1 unplaced genomic scaffold, JHU_Msex_v1.0 HiC_scaffold_1401, whole genome shotgun sequence:
- the LOC119191365 gene encoding uncharacterized protein LOC119191365, whose amino-acid sequence MITTAGLADLLGIGDEHKLLDISSLPPNVSPIDGLDGFPAMSLGDNVITIPIEKLSISDKTIQPPYIINAIFRLNEVSQSCIFSILDEKNNTVINLCVLSVGPSFTRAAISGNAIESVIKSRKIEIDKNIELENKWSQILVFVNYDSVKILMYTLETDDGVKCMDRLRCEENKEIERVQLPEMYFDKDYKLVLGNPFTATEKSLSVSSQYNYLQV is encoded by the exons ATGATAACAACAGCCGGCTTAGCGGATCTTCTAGGCATAGGag atgAACATAAACTTCTCGATATAAGCAGTTTACCACCTAATGTTTCACCGATAGATGGTCTAGATGGTTTTCCAGCTATGAGCCTTGGTGATAATGTTATTACAATACCTATAGAAAAGCTCTCAATTAGCGACAAGACTATACAACCACCGTACATAATAAACGCAATATTCAGACTAAACGAAGTATCACAATCATGCATATTCTCAATTCTCGATGAGAAAAATAACACAGTTATCAATTTGTGTGTACTATCAGTCGGGCCATCTTTTACAAGAGCCGCTATAAGTGGAAATGCAATAGAATCAGTTATAAAAAGCAGGAAAATCGAGATAGATAAAAACATAGAATTAGAAAACAAATGGAGTCAGATATTAGTGTTCGTTAATTACGATTCAGTTAAAATACTTATGTACACACTAGAGACAGATGATGGTGTGAAATGTATGGACCGGCTAAGATGCGAGGAGAACAAGGAAATAGAACGTGTACAGCTACCAGAAATGTACTTCGACAAGGATTATAAATTGGTTTTAGGCAACCCGTTTACAGCAACAGAGAAGAGTTTAAGTGTAAGTtctcaatataattatttacaagtttAA